AACGAGCGCCATCACGCTCTCGACCGTCAAGCTCCGCTACTACTACACCATCGACGGAGAGCAGGCGCAGAGCTTCTTCTGTGACTGGTCCCATGTGGGTGGCTCGAATGTCACCGGAACCTTCGTCAAGATGGCGACACCGGCCACCGGCGCCGATCACTACCTCGAGGTTGGCTTCACGAGTGGGGCAGGCAGCCTCGCGGCCGGGCAGAGCATCGAGATCCAGATCCGGTTCTCCAAATCCGACTGGAGCAACTACACGCAGTCGGGCGACTACTCCTTTGCCTCGGCGGGCACCACGTATGCGGACTGGAGCAAGGCGACCGGCTACATCTCTGGCGGCCTCCAGTGGGGCCTCGAGCCCTGACACCCTGATGTGAACGTCCCGGCCCGGAGCGGACTTCCTTCCGCTCCGGGCCGGTGTGCCCTCGATGACAGCCGCCGTGTGTGCATCGGCGTCTCGTCATCCGTTTTGCCGTGGTGCCTCGGATTCCTCGTGGAGGGTGAGCGCCCCGCGCATGAAGAAGCGGAGGACGAGGTACACCAGGAGCCCCGTCGGGCCATACATCATGGTCAACAGGACACAGGGAGCCACCGCCAGATGGGGAAGTCCGCGACGCCCCGCATCCCGGACGATCCACGCGCCCACGAACAGGTCGAACGCCAGGTAGTGGATCCAGCAGAGCACCGCCACCCAGGGGTCGCTGAAGAGCAGCATGGCGCCCCGAA
Above is a window of Cystobacter fuscus DNA encoding:
- a CDS encoding ABA4-like family protein; translation: MRVETVFNLFNYGVFPAWALLLFAPRWKWTRRLVHSVLIPVMLGVAHLGLMLGLNLSASIPEGASAASLRGAMLLFSDPWVAVLCWIHYLAFDLFVGAWIVRDAGRRGLPHLAVAPCVLLTMMYGPTGLLVYLVLRFFMRGALTLHEESEAPRQNG